The Budorcas taxicolor isolate Tak-1 chromosome 2, Takin1.1, whole genome shotgun sequence genome window below encodes:
- the LOC128069147 gene encoding olfactory receptor 4A47-like, with translation MEQRNNVTEFVLLGLTQSIQGRKILFVMFLFIYIVTMVGNLLIVLTVVVSPILDTPMYFFLGCLSFMDAIYSTTVTPNMIIDLLYGRKTISFQACMTQLFIWHFFGGADIFLLVVMAYDRYVAICKPLHYLTIMNKRVCVLLLLLTWIGGFLHGVFHPLFVYNLPFCGPNVIDHFMCDMYPLLKLACTDTQVTAIIVLTNDGAICVIIFSLLLISYGVILRSLKNRGQIGRRKALSTCGSQIIVVVLFFVPCIFMYIRPPSTLSVDKSLTLFYSIITPVLNPLIYTLRNGEMKNAMKKLWTTKRK, from the coding sequence ATGGAACAAAGGAACAATGTAACTGAATTTGTCCTTTTGGGGCTCACTCAAAGCATACAGGGCCGGAAAATATTATTTGTCATGTTCTTGTTCATTTATATCGTGACCATGGTGGGCAACCTACTTATTGTCCTGACTGTGGTGGTCAGTCCAATCCTGGATACCCCTATGTACTTCTTTCTTGGCTGCTTATCATTTATGGATGCTATTTATTCTACTACAGTCACACCAAATATGATTATAGACTTACTGTATGGAAGGAAAACCATTTCCTTCCAGGCTTGCATGACCCAGCTTTTTATTTGGCACTTTTTTGGTGGTGCTGATATATTCCTCCTGGTggtcatggcctatgaccgctatgtaGCCATCTGCAAACCTTTGCATTATTTGACCATCATGAATAAGCGAGTGTGTGTTCTGTTGCTGCTATTGACCTGGATTGGTGGGTTTTTACATGGTGTATTTCATCCTCTCTTTGTCTACAATCTTCCCTTCTGTGGCCCCAATGTCATTGACCACTTTATGTGTGACATGTACCCCTTGTTAAAACTTGCTTGCACTGACACCCAGGTTACTGCCATTATAGTACTTACCAATGATGGGGCAATATGTGTGATcatcttttctctcttacttATCTCCTATGGGGTCATTCTGCGCTCCCTGAAGAATCGTGGTCAGATAGGGAGGCGCAAAGCCTTGTCCACCTGTGGCTCCCAAATTATTGTGGTGGTCCTCTTCTTCGTGCcctgtatttttatgtatatcaGGCCTCCTTCTACCTTGTCCGTTGATAAATCCTTGACTCTGTTTTACAGCATTATCACCCCTGTGTTGAACCCACTCATCTATACTCTGAGAAATGGTGAGATGAAAAATGCCATGAAAAAGCTCTGgaccacaaaaagaaaatga
- the LOC128070246 gene encoding olfactory receptor 140-like: MDVLTPPNNVTEFVLLGLTQNPHLQKMLFIVFLLIFLLTVLANLLIVITISLSPTLSAPMYFFLTHLSFIDGIFTSVTTPKLITDLLYQRRTISWSGCLIQIFLEHIMGGSEIILLISMSYDRYMAICKPLHYMTIMRQGLCQLLVMVAWIGGILHATVQILFIVNLTFCGPNVIDHFMCDFFSLLELACSDTYKLGIMVAANTAGMCLVFFIMLLVSYTVILHSLKSHGSEARRKALSTCGSHFTVVVLFFGPCIFTYMRPVVTYPVDKFVAMFFAILTPMLNPIIYTARNTEVKNAIRNLLKRRVT; this comes from the coding sequence ATGGATGTCCTCACACCTCCCAACAACGTGACTGAGTTTGTTCTCTTGGGACTCACACAGAATCCACACTTGCAGAAAATGCTCTTCATTGTCTTTTTACTTATCTTCCTATTAACTGTGTTGGCCAACCTGCTCATTGTCATAACCATCTCCCTCAGCCCCACACTTTCAGCTcccatgtacttctttctcaCTCACTTATCCTTCATAGATGGCATCTTCACCTCTGTCACAACCCCCAAACTGATAACTGACCTGCTGTACCAGAGGAGAACCATCTCCTGGAGTGGCTGCCTGATTCAGATCTTTCTGGAACACATAATGGGAGGTTCAGAGATCATCCTTCTCATTTCCATGTCCTATGACCGCTacatggccatctgcaagcctctGCACTACATGACCATCATGAGACAGGGGCTCTGCCAGCTCCTGGTGATGGTGGCCTGGATTGGGGGCATCCTGCATGCCACCGTGCAGATTCTTTTCATTGTCAACTTGACCTTCTGTGGTCCCAACGTCATTGATCACTTCATGTGTGATTTCTTCTCACTGTTGGAACTCGCCTGCAGTGACACCTACAAGCTGGGCATCATGGTGGCAGCTAACACTGCAGGAATGTGCTTAGTGTTTTTTATCATGCTCCTCGTCTCCTACACAGTCATCCTGCACTCTCTGAAATCCCATGGCTCTGAAGCACGACGCAAAGCCCTCTCTACATGTGGCTCCCATTTCACGGTAGTGGTGCTCTTTTTTGGTCCCTGTATATTCACCTATATGCGACCTGTGGTCACTTACCCTGTGGACAAATTTGTGGCTATGTTCTTTGCAATCCTCACTCCCATGTTAAATCCCATCATTTACACAGCGAGAAACACAGAGGTGAAAAATGCCATCAGGAATTTGTTGAAGAGAAGAGTGACTTAG